The nucleotide sequence CTTTTTAGCACACTCTATTAATTTGTTTTTAAAAGCATCGTAAATGTCTTCATGTACATACATTCTTTTTACACCAACACAGTTTTGACCAGCCGCCCAAGTAATAGCCCCAAAACAATTTGTAGCTACTTCATCAACATTAACATCATTCATTACAATTACTGGTGAACTTGATCCTAGCTCCATGGCGACTTTCTTTATTCCAGCTACTTTAGTAATAGCTTCCCCAGATTTCGTTCCTCCTGTAAAGCTTACCATGTTTACTCTATTGTCCGTAACTAAAATGTTTCCAAAATTGCTAAGCGGTCCTGTTACAATATTTAACACATGATATGGTAAACCCGCTTCTAAGAATAATTCTCCTAGTTTTATGGCTGAAACAGGAGTAAAATCTGAAGGTTTTAAAATAATAGCATTTCCAGCAGCTACAGCTGGTCCTAATTTATGAGCCACTAAATTTAAGGGATCATTAAACGGTGTAATTGCTGTTACAATACCTATTGGACTATTTACATAATATCCTGTTCTGTTTTCCGATCCTTTAAAGGCATTAAAAGAGACCATTTCTCCATTATTTCTCTTGGCTTCTTCAGCACAAAGTGTTAATGTGTTAATACATCTATCGACTTCTTTTCTGGACTCATTAATAGTTTTTACACCTTCAGAAACAATCGTTTTTGCAAATTCTTCTTTTCTTTCACTTAAAAGAGTAGCTACTTTAGTTAAAATTTCACTACGCATATATGGAGATAGTTCTCTTGAAATCTCTTTTCCTTTTTCTGCCGATAGCAGCGCATCTTCTGTATGCTTTTTTGAAGCACAGGAGCCATAGTAAATGGTTCTACCTGAATATGCATTTTGAATTGGAAATTTCTCTTTAGTTTCAATCCAATTGTCGCCAATTAACATTTTTAAAGTCATAGCTATTTCGTTTTCTTAATGATTGATAAAACATCTGAAAACACAGCGTATCCAGTTTCAAGTTTCCCAGCACCTGGACCAGTAATCATAGTTTTTCCTAAATATTCTGTAGTAAATTCTATAGCATTCGTAACGCCATCAATACCAAATAAAGCATCTGAAGCATCTAATACTTCTGGTTGAACTTTACCTGTAACGATATTGCCTTCTTTTTTAAGTGTGCCAATTAAGCGAATGTTCTTGTGCTCTTTTTTTGCAGTGTCTAGCTCTTCTTTAGAAATTGCGTCAATTCCCATTGTTGGAATGTTTTCTAAACCTAAATCAACACCAAAGATTCTATGAGAAAGAATTGCTACTTTCCCCCTAGCGTCGTGCCCTTTCACATCATTCGTTGGATCCGCTTCGGCATATCCTTTTTCTTGTGCTATAGCTAAAACGTCTTTAAAAGACTCACCTTTTGCCATTTCGGAAAGTATATAATTACTAGTTCCATTAAGAATACCTCTTACTTCAATAATATTATTTCCAGCTAAAGAGTTGTCTATTAAATTAAATGTTGGTGTACCACTTAATACAGTGCCTTCATAACACAATGACACCTTATTTTTAATGGCAATTTTGTTAAGCTCTGCATAATGTAAAGCAATAGGACCTTTGTTTGTAGTTACAACATGTTTCCCATTCTTTAATGCATCTTTTATAAAAGTATAGGCAGGATCTCCGGTTTTATAATCACTATATGTAGCTTCAACGATTAAGTCTACATCTTTAATTAAAGAAACAGCGTCGTTTTCATGCAAACTTCCATCACTAATAGTTTCATTATTTTGTAACTTACTTAAAAGGGTTTTTAAGTCTATACCATTAGAATTATAGATATTGCCTTTTTGAAGGTCTTTAATAGCTACAATTTTTAAACTAGATCCAAATGTATCTCTAATCCAATCTTCTTTTTCTTGCAAGATTTCTACAAATCCTTGAGTAACGGTTCCAAGTCCTATTATGCCAATATTCATTTATAAAAATATTTAATTATATTTGAACAAAATTCTTATTTTTTGTATTAAATCAATTTATTATTCTTCATAATTTTAATTAAACTGAAAATAATTCTATAAAAAAATTATTATGAAACTAGATCAAAAGGATATTCGGATATTAACACTATTACAGAATAATGCTCGGTTGTCTAACAAAGAGTTAGCAGTTGAACTAGATATTGCTCCGTCAACTTGCCATGAAAGGCTTAAAAAGTTAACTAATGAGGGTTTTTTTAAAGCATTTAATGCAGACTTAAACTTGAAAAAATTAGGCGTTAACATAGAGGTGTTGGTAGCTGTTCGTTTAAAAAGACATGAAAGGGAAATAGTAAATTCGTTTATAAAGAAACTAAATTCTATTAAAGGTGTCATACGGTTTTACCACCTTGCTGGAGATACCGATTTTATGATTCATGTTGCTGTAATAGATTCTGATAGTTTGAGATCTTTTATTATGGATGAGCTTGCTAGTTTTCATAATATTGATCATATTGAATCATCCATGATTTACCACAGCGAATGTGTTTATAAATTGAGTGTATTGAATAATTGAAAATAGTCTCTAGTATTGTAATAAATGTAGAATAACTTGTAGCCTCCCAATAAAGACTGTGTTTTGATTTTTAAGAATTGTGACTAACAATATAGTTTCTTACTCTTCTCCGGTTTGGTCTGATTTAGGAGATTAGATAGTTTTTTCGGGGATGGTCAAGAGAAAAACAGCAATTATTCAAGAAAAACCTTATCACGTGGAAAGAGACTATGCTCACAAATGAACCAAGCATTAATATAATGCCTACTTGGTAATTTTTTTATACAAATAATTTTTGATTTTAAGTTCTGTTTTTTTTAATTAAACTCACTCTAAATTTTCACAATTTATAACTGACTACTTTTGCCAAACTAAACATCGGGTCTAATTTAAAAAATCGTTTGTTTTATTTAAAGTTTACCATTTTGTTAAATAAAGGATCTATAATTTTTATACAAAAATAGGAACTCGTAAAAAATACATCTTCACTTCATATAATAGAGCGTTCACTTCATTTATTGACTACTCGTGATTTGTATAAGTTAATTTTATTAAAAAATTAACAAATTACTTATTTAAACAAAATTATTAATGAAAAATCTCACTAAATTTTTAGCTGCAATTGTATTTGTTTTTATCTCTCAAAGTTCTTTTTCACAGGGGATTACAACTTCTTCGATTAATGGAAAAGTACTCGATGGAGATACACCCTTGCTAGGGGCGAATATAGTTGCTACACATATACCTTCTGGGACTCAATATGGTACGATCTCAGATATTGATGGTCTTTTTAGAATTCCTAACATGAGAGTAGGAGGGCCATATACTGTAAGTATAACGTACGTTGGTTTCAAAGACTTTATTAGAGAAAATATTGCACTTCAGTTAGGACAAACCTTTAGGGTCAATGCTGTTATGGTTGAGGATATAAATGCGTTGGAAGAAATAGTCATTACTGCCCAAAGTAATAATATTTTTGATGGAAATAAAACAGGGACAGAAACAACAATTAATTCTAGGCAAATTAATAGTTTACCTACAACTTCAAGATCTATAGCCGATTTTGTTAGAATAACACCTCAAGCTACAATATCTGAAGGCTCTGATGGATTCAGTATTAATATTGCTGGACAGAATAATCGTTTTAATACCATTTTTGTTGATGGAGCCGTTAATAATGATCAATTTGGACTTTCTGCATCTGGTACTAATGGTGGACAAACTGGTGCTTCTCCATTTTCGATGGATGCGATTGAGCAATTTAATGTTGCTGTTGCACCATTTGATGTTAAGCTATCAGGTTTTACTGGAGGGGCAATCAACGCAATTACAAAATCAGGTTCAAATGATTTTAAAGGAACTGTTTATGGCTTTTCAAGAAATGAGGATTTAGTTGGAAAAACACCGGTAGATTTAGTTACTAGTGGGAAAAGAGAAAAAGTAGCCGAATTTACTTCTAATACATATGGTATTAGTATTGGTGGGCCTATAAAGAAAGATAAATTGTTCTTCTTTGTTAATTATGAAAGAGAAGAAAACGAAACACCTAATTCATTTAATTTGGATGGTTATATTGGGAATAGTTTAGCAACAGACCTTAGTGCTCTTCGCAGTGATTTAGTGTCGAGATTTGGATATGATCCTGGAAGCCCAAACTCTGGCACAACATTTTTAGAGAATGATAAAGTAACAGCTAAATTGGATTACAATGCCAATGAAAATCATAAATTCTCATTATCCTATAGATATACTGGAATAGAAAATCTTGAAGCTAATACTACCGACTATAATAGTATAAATTTTGCTAACGGATCTGAATTGTTTTCTTCTAAGACAAATTCTGCTACTTTGGAGTGGAATTGGCAAATTGGAAATAGAGCATCTAATAATTTAATAATTGGATATACTAAAGTTGCTGATGACAGAGATCCTTCTGGTAATCCTTTTCCATCTGTACAAATTCGAGATGGAAGTGGTAATATACAATTTGGAGGTGAACAATATTCCACAGCAAATCTTTTAGATCAAAAAGTATTTACAATTACTGATAATTTTGAAATTTATAGAGGCGCCCATACACTGACTATTGGCACTCATAATGAATTTTCTTCTTCTAAAAATTTATTTTTCGCAAACAATTATGGATTTTATAGATTTTCTAATTTAAATGACTTCTTAACCAATGCATTACCAAATCAGTACCAAAGAGGATACTCTCTTTTATCTGATGGGGTTGGTGATACATCATCAGGAGCAGCAGAGTTTGATTTGGTACAATATGGAGTGTATTTTCAAGATGAAGTACAAATGACCGATGATTTAAAAATGTCTTTCGGATTGAGATTTGACTTACCAGTATGGAAAGATGGTTTACTTAATGATGATTTTAATAATAGAACTATTCCTCTATTAGAAGCTGCTGGCAAAAACTTGCAAGGGGCAAGAGCAGGTGGTGGTATTTCTTCTACAGTACATTTTTCTCCAAGAATGGGATTCAATTGGAATGTTAATGGAGATTATAGAACTCAAATTAGAGGAGGTTTGGGTGTATTTACATCTAGAATGCCAAATGTTTGGCCAGGAGCAGTATATAATAATAATGGGATAACAGGAGGTTATTTATTTGATGGAAGTCCTGATTTTATGTTTAATCCAGATATTAATAATCAACCTGTTGGAGTTGCACCAGGCTCGGGAGGAACTGGAGGGAATATAGATTTATTTGCTTCAGACTTGAAATTACCTCAAATAGTAAAGTATAATATTGGTGTAGATAAAAAATTACCTTGGTGGGGATTAGTTCTTAATGCCGACTTTATCTATCAAGATAATATTCAAACTTTATATTATGAAAACTTGAATATTAAAGGGCCAGCAGGTCATTTAAATGGCGCAGATAATAGACCTTACTATAGCGATAGTTTTGGTGATTTAATAGATAATACTTATGGAAGAGTAATTTTAGGATCTAATACAGGAGAAGGTTATTCATGGAATGCTTCAGTAGGTTTAACAAAAACGTATTCAAAAGGATTTATGGGTAATATAACTTATACTTACGGTGATGCTAGAGGAATATTTGATTTAACATCTTCGCAGAACAGTTCACAATGGAGAAATCTTCAAACGGTTAATGGTAAGAATTCAAATCTACCAGTTACAAGATCAGATTTCGCTGCAGGACATAAAATTGCTAGTTGGATGTCTTATGAATTTAAATGGTTAAAAAATCTTAAAACTGCTGTAAGTTTTTACTATGAGGGAAGAGAAGGAATGCCTTTTTCATATACATATAATGACGGACCGGATTTATTAAATGATGATTCCAGTGATAATGCATTAATTTATGTTCCAGCTGACCAAAGCGAAATAACATTATTAGATGGAGCCAACGGGCTTACTACACAAGAGCAATGGGATGCATTAAACGCTTTTATAGAGGATAATAAGTATCTGAGAAGCAGAAGAGGTAAATATGCTGAAAGAAATGGAGATAGAGGAGAATCATGGAGTCATGTTGTGGATTTTAAATTGGCTCAAGATTTAAACTTTAATTTTGGAAACACTAAAAACACCTTACAGTTTACAATGGATATTTTTAATTTAACAAACCTATTAAACAAAGAATGGGGAGTTAGAAAGTATGTACCAAACTTTGGGGAAATTGAATTACTTAATACAGTTTCAGCTGCGCCAGATCCTGTATTTAATTTCGACCCATCTGTTGTAGATAATATAGAACAAATTGATGATTTAGGTGTTCAAAGTTCTAGATGGCAAATTAGAGTTGGATTAAGATATAATTTTAATTAAAACCTGATTAGTGATTAAGTGAACTCAATTTGGGACATATTGTATGTTTGTTAAGAATAATAATGTCCCAATAGAGTTTTTTGAGAAACCCATTATATTTATATAGTGGGTTTTTTATTTAAACTTAGTTATTAGCACAAAACAATGATTGTGTAGCATAAATATTTTAGTTTACATCATTTAAATATCTGTCCAGATCATAGTCTTTCAAATTAACGTTTTTACTTGTTTTAATATATATCTTGCAGTGAGGATTTAAAACAAAATTTTGGTTCTGAGTAGTACCATTTCATTTTGTTTATGTAAATTTTTTTAGTTCTATAGCCAAAGCTGTGATTAGCTTTGGCTATTTTTTTGTTATCCACAGATAAAAAGATTTATCAAGTTAATCTATTTAATTCTGCTATAAAGAAACTATTGTTATTTGTTGACTAATGGTTACTCTTAGTCAACATTATTAAATGCATCGGTATTTATAAAAAGAGTTCTTTAATGGTACTTTGGGGTTCTAATTATTTAAATCGAATAAAAAATCATGTATGCTAACTAATCCAAATTTCAATAAATTAATTACAAGTCTTTTTTAAGATGTTCCATTAATTAAATCTTTAATTATTTAATATAGTCTAAGAAGTTATTTTTTTAGATTAAACTGGATTCGCACTAGCTATATAATTAGTTATAAAATAAAAAATAGCTCGCAATTTCTTGCGAGCTATATAACCAATCACCATTTAATTAAAAATCATCAGAACTTAATTAAAACTTTGGGCTATAATCTATCTTGTCAGGGATTTGATTACTAATTTGTATTTAATCATTCCAACCACTTATAGAGTAATCTTCCCCTGGAGTACCTGACGTTCCACCAAAGGTGTAGTTTTCAATTCCAGCAGCTTGTAATTGTTTACCAGGAACAGGGAAATGTAATAATGTTCCGGCTTGCAGCATATTTTCTCTACGCATTTCATAAAATGATAAACCAGACCCAGTACTCATAAGCTCTATTGATCTTTCATAATGTATAGCATCTGCAATTTCCTGTGCATCTGTAGCTACATTTGGAAGACCACCTCTAGTGGTTCTTGTGCCAGCATTAATTATTGCAGCAGCACCTGCCAAATCTCCAGTTCTTAATAATGCTTCAGCCTTATATAAGTCCATTTCGGCTTTTAATATCTCTGGATAATTACCAAAGTAGTTAGCATTAATATACCAATCGTATCGTGAGTGCCTATAAGATGAATAATGGTAGATTCCTCTACTTGGTATAAAGTCTTGACTGTTTAAATATTGAAAATCTGTAGTTAAACGATTATCTGTACTCGTTGATTGTGGTGCTACCGGATTTGTGTCTGTCCAATAGTCAATTGTGTTAGGATCCATTAGATTAACTACTCTCATATCTACACGACCCCATCCAGGGAAATATCCATACAAAGGCCATTCGTTTACCCAATTATCATTCCATCCATTTCCAGCAATTTCGAAGTCACTTGAAACACTATTATCAACGTAGTTTATTACGCTTGTCCAGTTTAAAGCATCCCTTTGAGTAGAATTTCTTACACTATTAACTAAAATCCTTGCAGCAAATGCATTTACTAATTGTGAAAATTCAGTGCTACTTTTGTCAACGCCATTAAAGTATGTCCCCTCTACTGTAAAGGTATTGTTGTTAGAAATATTTATTGCATCATCAAGCATGCTCAGAGCAAAATCTATAGCTTCCCCATATGGTACAGGTCCACCATCATTTAATGGTCCACTTTCATCTGATAACCAAACTTGATTAAAATTAAGTGCTAAATATCCAACTGATAAACCTTGCGCCATTCTTGCTATAGCTTTTATTTTATTATTATCAGAAAATATAGCACCATTATCAATAGATGCAATAATAGCATTAGCATCTGCTAAAACCACATGCATGGAATTAAAAAAAGTATTAGTAAATGTTTGATTAGAATATGCAGGATCATTATTCCAAGCTATTCGTGGCTCACTTGACATATCTCGCATTGCAGCATTTCCCCATGAACACGAGTGCATATCTGACATAGTTGCCATAGCTAAGGAAGGGCTGACATATCGATTTGCATTAAAGTACCAGTTTTGAAATAATTTTTGTGCAGTTGATTCAGTCCCTAGTTGAAGACTATTTGGGTCTTCAATATTATCAACTTCAAGGTCGGTATTATAATCTTCACAGGCCATAAAGCTTGAAGAGATTATTATAAATGCTAAAATAGATTTTATTGTTTTCATAGTTTTTTTTTAAAATTTAAGTAATACAGAGAATGTATAGGTACTAAAGACCGGATATGATTGGTTATCAACTGCAAAATACTGCTGAGTATTATTATCTAAGGTTTGTACCTCAGGATCAAAACCAGAATAGTCAGTTAATGTCAATAAGTTATTCCCAGTTAGGCCAATACGAAGAGAATCAAAAAAACCATTGGCAACACCACTCAATTTATCCTTACTAAATGTATAGAATAAGGAAGCTTCTCTAAGCTTAGTAAATGAAGCATCTTCAACCCAAAAACCGTTAACTTGATTTACATCATATAAGCTCTGATAGTAATCATAAGTTTTTTTCTGAGCTGCTGGTTTTCCTGCCTGGTCAACCATAGCATGTCTATTATCTCTGGTTAGCCATTGTCCATTTTGATTATAAATATCTCCACCTTTTTTTATGTCCCATAACATATACAGGCTGAAATCTTTGTAACTCATATTTGAAGTTATTCCTAAGGTAAAATCAGGGGTTTGAGTTCCAATTTCCTTATATGCCTCGCTTCCGTCATCATTTAGGAGTATAATAGCTTTTTCAGAAGTAGTGCCTATCGAGGCTGTTTCTACTACTACTCCATCGGAGTTAACGGAATATTCATCAAGTGTTCTGCCTGAAGGCAATTGGTTACTCATTTGATCTAAGGAGCTAACAAATTTTCTTCCAAACATTGTTCCAAATTCAGTTCCTTCTTTTATATAAAATGCATTTGAAGGCCCAACTTTAATCGGATCTACATCTAATTTTGTGATTTCGTTTTTTGTCGTTGAAAACGCAAAATTTGTATTCCATTTAAAAGGACCACCTTTAAGGATATCAACACCTAAATTCACTTCGATAGTCTCAAAATCTATGGTTCCAATATTATCCCATTTTTTATTCTGACCATTATTAGCTGGTGCAAAAATATCAACTAGCATAAATTGATCTTCAGTTTTTGATTTTGAATAAATGGCATCTATATCAAATCTA is from Pontimicrobium sp. SW4 and encodes:
- a CDS encoding aldehyde dehydrogenase family protein, with protein sequence MTLKMLIGDNWIETKEKFPIQNAYSGRTIYYGSCASKKHTEDALLSAEKGKEISRELSPYMRSEILTKVATLLSERKEEFAKTIVSEGVKTINESRKEVDRCINTLTLCAEEAKRNNGEMVSFNAFKGSENRTGYYVNSPIGIVTAITPFNDPLNLVAHKLGPAVAAGNAIILKPSDFTPVSAIKLGELFLEAGLPYHVLNIVTGPLSNFGNILVTDNRVNMVSFTGGTKSGEAITKVAGIKKVAMELGSSSPVIVMNDVNVDEVATNCFGAITWAAGQNCVGVKRMYVHEDIYDAFKNKLIECAKKVKIGNPEDETTDMGPIISNHAIEEIETSIEELKTSGYTVLQGGNRINNVFEPTILEGNFDNPLNGKKEIFGPVATLSKIKTLEEGIKACNDSPYGLHAGIFTNNVNMAFKATEQIQCGGVMVNDTSDYRIDMMPFGGIKQSGIGREGVASAIKEMTTTKIVCFNLNNK
- a CDS encoding homoserine dehydrogenase; protein product: MNIGIIGLGTVTQGFVEILQEKEDWIRDTFGSSLKIVAIKDLQKGNIYNSNGIDLKTLLSKLQNNETISDGSLHENDAVSLIKDVDLIVEATYSDYKTGDPAYTFIKDALKNGKHVVTTNKGPIALHYAELNKIAIKNKVSLCYEGTVLSGTPTFNLIDNSLAGNNIIEVRGILNGTSNYILSEMAKGESFKDVLAIAQEKGYAEADPTNDVKGHDARGKVAILSHRIFGVDLGLENIPTMGIDAISKEELDTAKKEHKNIRLIGTLKKEGNIVTGKVQPEVLDASDALFGIDGVTNAIEFTTEYLGKTMITGPGAGKLETGYAVFSDVLSIIKKTK
- a CDS encoding Lrp/AsnC family transcriptional regulator; translated protein: MKLDQKDIRILTLLQNNARLSNKELAVELDIAPSTCHERLKKLTNEGFFKAFNADLNLKKLGVNIEVLVAVRLKRHEREIVNSFIKKLNSIKGVIRFYHLAGDTDFMIHVAVIDSDSLRSFIMDELASFHNIDHIESSMIYHSECVYKLSVLNN
- a CDS encoding carboxypeptidase regulatory-like domain-containing protein — its product is MKNLTKFLAAIVFVFISQSSFSQGITTSSINGKVLDGDTPLLGANIVATHIPSGTQYGTISDIDGLFRIPNMRVGGPYTVSITYVGFKDFIRENIALQLGQTFRVNAVMVEDINALEEIVITAQSNNIFDGNKTGTETTINSRQINSLPTTSRSIADFVRITPQATISEGSDGFSINIAGQNNRFNTIFVDGAVNNDQFGLSASGTNGGQTGASPFSMDAIEQFNVAVAPFDVKLSGFTGGAINAITKSGSNDFKGTVYGFSRNEDLVGKTPVDLVTSGKREKVAEFTSNTYGISIGGPIKKDKLFFFVNYEREENETPNSFNLDGYIGNSLATDLSALRSDLVSRFGYDPGSPNSGTTFLENDKVTAKLDYNANENHKFSLSYRYTGIENLEANTTDYNSINFANGSELFSSKTNSATLEWNWQIGNRASNNLIIGYTKVADDRDPSGNPFPSVQIRDGSGNIQFGGEQYSTANLLDQKVFTITDNFEIYRGAHTLTIGTHNEFSSSKNLFFANNYGFYRFSNLNDFLTNALPNQYQRGYSLLSDGVGDTSSGAAEFDLVQYGVYFQDEVQMTDDLKMSFGLRFDLPVWKDGLLNDDFNNRTIPLLEAAGKNLQGARAGGGISSTVHFSPRMGFNWNVNGDYRTQIRGGLGVFTSRMPNVWPGAVYNNNGITGGYLFDGSPDFMFNPDINNQPVGVAPGSGGTGGNIDLFASDLKLPQIVKYNIGVDKKLPWWGLVLNADFIYQDNIQTLYYENLNIKGPAGHLNGADNRPYYSDSFGDLIDNTYGRVILGSNTGEGYSWNASVGLTKTYSKGFMGNITYTYGDARGIFDLTSSQNSSQWRNLQTVNGKNSNLPVTRSDFAAGHKIASWMSYEFKWLKNLKTAVSFYYEGREGMPFSYTYNDGPDLLNDDSSDNALIYVPADQSEITLLDGANGLTTQEQWDALNAFIEDNKYLRSRRGKYAERNGDRGESWSHVVDFKLAQDLNFNFGNTKNTLQFTMDIFNLTNLLNKEWGVRKYVPNFGEIELLNTVSAAPDPVFNFDPSVVDNIEQIDDLGVQSSRWQIRVGLRYNFN
- a CDS encoding RagB/SusD family nutrient uptake outer membrane protein, producing the protein MKTIKSILAFIIISSSFMACEDYNTDLEVDNIEDPNSLQLGTESTAQKLFQNWYFNANRYVSPSLAMATMSDMHSCSWGNAAMRDMSSEPRIAWNNDPAYSNQTFTNTFFNSMHVVLADANAIIASIDNGAIFSDNNKIKAIARMAQGLSVGYLALNFNQVWLSDESGPLNDGGPVPYGEAIDFALSMLDDAINISNNNTFTVEGTYFNGVDKSSTEFSQLVNAFAARILVNSVRNSTQRDALNWTSVINYVDNSVSSDFEIAGNGWNDNWVNEWPLYGYFPGWGRVDMRVVNLMDPNTIDYWTDTNPVAPQSTSTDNRLTTDFQYLNSQDFIPSRGIYHYSSYRHSRYDWYINANYFGNYPEILKAEMDLYKAEALLRTGDLAGAAAIINAGTRTTRGGLPNVATDAQEIADAIHYERSIELMSTGSGLSFYEMRRENMLQAGTLLHFPVPGKQLQAAGIENYTFGGTSGTPGEDYSISGWND